Proteins from a single region of Chryseobacterium sp. T16E-39:
- a CDS encoding Crp/Fnr family transcriptional regulator yields the protein MDDALISAIKNIIEISSDEEEIIKNLFTLKEYKKGEFFLKEGEVCKYVGFIRDGLVRYYINDDGEERTYGFSKENEFTSNFESFGPQTPSNQIIQALEDSTIWTITYENLQKLYAQVKNGERFGRLSIEYVLIKTLKDRNSFHTDSPKSRYEKFIKEHFDLQQRLSQYYIASYVGVKPQSLSRIRKRTSL from the coding sequence ATGGACGATGCTTTAATCTCTGCAATAAAAAACATTATAGAAATAAGTTCAGATGAAGAAGAAATAATTAAGAACTTATTCACATTGAAAGAATATAAAAAAGGAGAATTTTTTCTTAAAGAAGGCGAAGTTTGTAAATATGTTGGCTTCATCAGAGATGGTCTGGTCCGTTATTATATTAATGATGATGGAGAAGAAAGAACTTATGGTTTTTCAAAAGAAAATGAGTTTACCAGTAACTTTGAAAGTTTTGGCCCTCAAACTCCTTCCAACCAAATCATTCAGGCTTTAGAAGATTCCACTATCTGGACGATCACTTACGAAAATCTTCAGAAGCTGTATGCTCAGGTAAAAAATGGAGAACGATTTGGACGACTCTCTATTGAGTATGTCCTTATTAAAACGCTAAAAGACAGAAATTCATTTCACACAGATTCACCAAAATCCCGGTATGAGAAATTTATTAAGGAGCATTTTGATTTACAGCAACGTTTATCTCAATATTATATCGCCTCTTATGTTGGGGTAAAACCACAGTCTTTAAGCCGAATCAGAAAAAGAACATCACTTTGA
- a CDS encoding methylated-DNA--[protein]-cysteine S-methyltransferase has translation MEDKKLVYKDISSPVGLIRSISSDKGLVAIIWEGETYKRTKLPTPVREDLHPILVQTEKELKEYFEKKRKIFNIPLDFQGTEFQIKVWEALLDIPYGITKTYGELAKILGDVKAVRAVGGALNKNPISIIVPCHRVVGASGKLVGFAGGLENKSILLDLEKDFRIPSLF, from the coding sequence ATGGAGGACAAAAAACTGGTGTACAAAGATATTTCTTCTCCTGTTGGACTGATCAGGAGTATTAGTTCAGATAAAGGTCTTGTGGCAATAATCTGGGAAGGCGAGACTTATAAAAGAACCAAACTTCCTACTCCTGTAAGAGAAGATTTACATCCGATACTTGTACAGACAGAAAAAGAACTAAAAGAATACTTTGAGAAAAAAAGGAAGATTTTTAATATTCCGCTGGACTTTCAGGGGACTGAATTTCAGATCAAAGTGTGGGAAGCCTTACTGGATATTCCTTATGGGATAACAAAAACTTATGGTGAATTGGCCAAAATTCTGGGTGATGTAAAAGCGGTACGTGCAGTTGGCGGAGCTTTGAATAAAAATCCAATATCGATTATTGTACCATGTCATAGAGTGGTAGGGGCTTCAGGAAAGCTGGTAGGTTTTGCAGGTGGTTTAGAAAATAAATCAATCTTACTTGATTTGGAGAAAGATTTTAGAATACCTTCTTTATTTTAA
- a CDS encoding DNA-3-methyladenine glycosylase family protein — protein sequence MNPILEAKTFNLENFHQLCEHVACQDQDLKSILDRHGYPPMWTRENTFETLVHIILEQQVSLASALAALNKLKEKTKEITPENILPLTDEEMRECYVSRQKTSYIKGLAQAITNCEIDLIKLSEMSNDEARKTLVNLKGIGNWTVDVYLMFTLQRTDIFPVGDLAAVNALKRLKRLPPKVSREEIIEISEQWKPFRSVASMILWHYYLSNTKNKL from the coding sequence ATGAATCCGATATTAGAAGCAAAAACTTTCAATCTTGAAAATTTTCATCAGCTATGTGAGCATGTAGCTTGCCAGGATCAGGATTTAAAAAGCATTTTGGATCGTCATGGTTACCCTCCGATGTGGACACGCGAAAATACTTTTGAAACACTTGTTCATATTATTTTAGAACAACAGGTTTCTTTAGCGTCAGCCCTGGCTGCCTTGAATAAATTGAAAGAAAAAACAAAGGAAATTACTCCTGAAAATATTCTTCCACTTACCGATGAAGAAATGAGAGAATGCTATGTGAGTCGTCAGAAAACGTCTTATATCAAGGGTCTTGCACAGGCAATAACAAATTGCGAAATCGACCTTATAAAGTTGTCGGAAATGTCCAATGATGAAGCCCGTAAAACATTGGTGAATTTAAAAGGGATAGGAAATTGGACCGTTGATGTATATCTGATGTTTACCCTTCAGCGGACTGATATTTTCCCTGTTGGGGATCTGGCGGCGGTCAATGCTTTGAAACGTTTGAAACGGCTTCCTCCTAAGGTGTCGAGGGAAGAAATCATTGAAATAAGTGAACAATGGAAGCCTTTCAGGTCAGTGGCTTCTATGATACTCTGGCATTATTACCTTTCCAATACAAAAAATAAGTTATAG
- a CDS encoding TetR/AcrR family transcriptional regulator, with the protein MKQRGQVVIDKILDTAERLFYAQGYNNTGINQIIEESDIAKASLYKHFDTKTDLLIAYVRRTHELWFSRLEASINKVTDPKGKLLALFDHHMERQKVRLYGGCPFIKANDEAGMSDPKVLAEIQSAKIHSRQFITTLVENSGHKKILTDDELAETIYVMLEGSIVTASVFKKPDEIRSAKKIIEKLI; encoded by the coding sequence ATGAAACAGAGAGGACAAGTCGTGATCGACAAAATACTAGATACCGCTGAACGGCTATTTTATGCACAGGGTTATAATAATACCGGCATTAATCAGATCATTGAGGAATCTGATATTGCAAAGGCATCTTTATATAAGCATTTTGACACAAAAACAGATCTTCTGATTGCTTATGTTAGACGTACCCACGAGCTTTGGTTTAGCAGATTGGAAGCCAGTATAAATAAAGTTACGGATCCTAAGGGCAAATTACTTGCACTTTTCGATCACCATATGGAAAGGCAGAAAGTTAGGTTATATGGAGGCTGTCCATTCATCAAAGCTAATGATGAAGCTGGAATGAGTGATCCTAAAGTTTTGGCAGAAATACAGTCGGCAAAAATTCATAGCAGACAATTTATAACAACACTTGTTGAAAATTCAGGTCATAAAAAAATTCTTACGGATGACGAGTTGGCTGAAACCATCTACGTTATGCTGGAGGGTTCTATTGTCACCGCTTCTGTTTTTAAAAAGCCTGATGAAATCCGGTCTGCAAAAAAAATCATTGAAAAACTGATCTAA
- a CDS encoding MFS transporter, translating into MKEVKNKWLELVIVLAAPLLSVIDVFIINVAIPTIKKGIHATDGEMQFVIAGYLLGYAAFLITGGRAGDHFGRKKVFFWGMFAFTVASCLCGLSQSAFQLNVTRIFQGLSASFMVPQTIAFIQVLFTDTKERAKAFGLYGITLGTAAAIGQMLGGYFSDTHWFIDGWRLVFFINLPIGIITLWAAHKYLTETAKHQSTKFDYTGILILTFALFSLIYPLIQGREAGWPLWSFGMIILSVVLFAFFIYNQKVKLSRNGNPLIDIRLFKIKDFNIGLIAVLFHFMLHTAYLLLSAVYLQNGLGISALDSGLYFVIPGILFIISSMMASRLIVTFGKRVLQVGVIILFIAFYLQMTLWKPGISTWLIIGLMGTWAFGNGLVLPSLLNIALKNVPPQYAGAAAGIYSTFQQTASALGVSIIGGVFFYFSKEGWQSAYHFGIVCLLICVVIVGLMLQLLPGRKSVTENAGKVIKT; encoded by the coding sequence ATGAAAGAGGTTAAAAATAAATGGTTGGAGCTGGTCATTGTATTGGCAGCTCCTTTACTTTCTGTAATAGATGTTTTTATTATCAATGTTGCGATACCCACCATTAAAAAGGGAATCCATGCAACAGATGGAGAAATGCAGTTTGTAATTGCAGGGTACCTTTTGGGTTATGCGGCTTTTCTTATAACAGGTGGCAGGGCCGGTGATCATTTTGGCCGTAAAAAAGTTTTCTTTTGGGGAATGTTTGCCTTTACCGTTGCTTCATGTTTATGTGGGCTTTCACAATCAGCTTTTCAACTGAATGTGACCAGGATCTTTCAGGGACTAAGTGCTTCGTTTATGGTACCGCAAACGATAGCATTTATTCAGGTGCTTTTTACAGATACGAAAGAACGTGCAAAAGCATTTGGGTTATATGGAATTACACTGGGAACAGCCGCTGCTATCGGGCAAATGCTGGGTGGGTATTTCTCAGATACGCATTGGTTCATCGATGGCTGGAGGTTGGTCTTCTTTATCAACCTTCCAATAGGGATTATAACTCTTTGGGCAGCTCATAAATACCTTACTGAAACCGCAAAACATCAAAGTACAAAATTTGATTATACCGGAATATTGATTTTAACATTCGCATTATTTTCACTAATTTATCCCTTGATTCAGGGGCGAGAGGCTGGATGGCCTTTGTGGAGCTTTGGAATGATTATTTTATCTGTGGTTCTTTTTGCTTTTTTCATTTATAATCAAAAAGTTAAACTTTCAAGAAATGGAAACCCTTTAATTGATATCAGATTATTTAAGATAAAAGATTTCAATATCGGATTAATTGCAGTATTGTTTCATTTTATGCTGCATACAGCGTATCTGTTGCTTAGTGCAGTATATTTACAAAATGGATTGGGCATTTCGGCTTTAGATAGTGGACTGTATTTCGTCATCCCCGGAATTTTATTTATCATATCTTCTATGATGGCTTCACGGTTGATCGTTACATTTGGAAAAAGGGTATTGCAGGTGGGTGTCATTATTTTATTTATTGCATTTTATCTTCAAATGACGCTTTGGAAACCTGGAATCAGTACCTGGCTGATTATAGGATTAATGGGAACATGGGCATTTGGAAACGGGCTTGTTCTTCCTTCATTATTAAATATCGCTCTTAAAAATGTACCACCCCAATATGCCGGTGCTGCTGCAGGTATCTATTCAACTTTTCAGCAAACAGCTTCTGCATTAGGAGTAAGTATCATTGGAGGCGTGTTTTTTTATTTCTCAAAAGAAGGTTGGCAGTCAGCGTATCATTTCGGAATAGTCTGTTTATTAATTTGTGTAGTCATAGTAGGGCTTATGCTGCAGTTGCTTCCAGGCAGGAAATCGGTCACAGAAAATGCTGGCAAAGTCATTAAAACATAA